Proteins encoded by one window of Zerene cesonia ecotype Mississippi chromosome 6, Zerene_cesonia_1.1, whole genome shotgun sequence:
- the LOC119840357 gene encoding atrophin-1-like, producing MQAIKAEVKPETDDSKPEGEWQRPVFSQMFGVPQQQQQQQVAGARAQLPPGARPQLQFSSHHMHFAQGNSSVTSANAASIVSAMTAQVQAALAAGRSIAPGTKLLGADGAVGVVRHDRSVLLTALPHSATAGVARAAPPPYPGVRALSASGPAPPPAQHAAHHAPQHQQHQQHQQHQQHQQHQQHQQHQPHHQPPPPPYPQQMAYEMCEAWPDWLPRRPLLLQVSPRPHPQPPL from the exons ATGCAAGCCATCAAAGCTGAGGTGAAACCTGAGACGGATGACAGTAAGCCTGAAGGCGAATGGCAGAGACCAGTATTTTCACAAATGTTTGGAGTACCg caacaacaacaacaacaacaagtGGCGGGTGCGCGTGCGCAACTTCCACCTGGCGCGAGACCGCAACTGCAGTTCTCCTCGCATCATATGCACTTTGCTCAG GGCAACTCGAGCGTGACGAGCGCGAACGCGGCGAGCATAGTGAGCGCGATGACGGCGCAGGTGCAGGCGGCGCTGGCGGCGGGCCGCTCCATCGCGCCCGGCACCAAGCTGCTCGGCGCGGACGGCGCCGTCGGCGTCGTGCGCCACGACCGCTCCGTGCTGCTCACCGCGCTGCCGCACTCCG CAACGGCAGGCGTGGCCCGCGCGGCGCCGCCCCCGTACCCAGGCGTGCGCGCGTTGAGCGCGAGCGGGCCGGCTCCGCCCCCCGCGCAGCACGCCGCTCACCACGCGCCGCAGCACCAGCAACATCAGCAGCATCAACAGCACCAGCAGCACCAACAACACCAACAGCACCAGCAACATCAGCCACACCACcagccgccgccgccgccttACCCGCAGCAG ATGGCGTATGAGATGTGCGAGGCGTGGCCCGACTGGCTGCCGCGCCGCCCGCTGCTGCTGCAGGTCAGCCCTCGCCCACACCCACAACCCCCCCTATAG